The following coding sequences are from one Chitinimonas sp. BJYL2 window:
- a CDS encoding crotonase/enoyl-CoA hydratase family protein, translating into MIPEFTTLSITLDQHVAEIALNRPKRANAMNEAMWRELREAMQWLDAEPTARVAIIRGEGANFCSGIDLEMLMGVQARIQDDCQGRQAEKLRRLILDLQDSLTAIERCSKPVMAAVHGRCIGGGLDLIAACDLRYASSEALFCLKEVDLGIVADVGVLQRLPKIIGDGHTRELAYTAREFSADDAARMGLVSRSLADAASLLSTVREIAAQIAAKPPLTVRGVKENLNYARDHSVEEGLRYVATWNAAMLLSNDLQTAAMAMVTGTAPKFRD; encoded by the coding sequence ATGATTCCTGAATTCACGACCCTGTCCATCACGCTCGATCAGCATGTTGCCGAGATCGCGCTGAACCGCCCCAAGCGCGCCAATGCCATGAACGAAGCCATGTGGCGCGAGCTGCGCGAGGCTATGCAATGGCTGGACGCTGAGCCCACGGCGCGCGTGGCGATCATTCGCGGCGAGGGGGCGAACTTCTGCTCGGGGATTGATCTGGAAATGCTGATGGGTGTGCAGGCGCGCATCCAGGATGACTGCCAGGGCCGGCAGGCCGAGAAGCTGCGGCGACTGATCCTGGATTTGCAGGACAGCCTCACCGCCATCGAGCGTTGCAGCAAGCCGGTGATGGCCGCTGTGCATGGCCGTTGTATCGGCGGCGGCCTCGATCTGATCGCTGCGTGCGATCTGCGCTATGCGAGCAGCGAGGCGCTGTTCTGCCTGAAGGAAGTGGATCTGGGCATTGTGGCTGACGTGGGCGTGCTGCAACGGTTGCCCAAGATCATCGGCGATGGCCATACGCGCGAACTGGCGTACACGGCGCGTGAATTCAGTGCCGACGATGCGGCGCGCATGGGCCTGGTGAGCCGTAGCTTGGCCGATGCCGCGAGCCTGCTGAGCACGGTGCGCGAGATCGCCGCGCAGATTGCCGCCAAGCCGCCTCTCACCGTGCGTGGCGTGAAGGAAAACCTTAACTACGCGCGCGACCACAGCGTGGAGGAGGGGTTGCGCTATGTGGCCACCTGGAACGCGGCGATGTTGCTGTCTAATGATCTGCAGACCGCGGCGATGGCCATGGTTACAGGCACCGCGCCCAAGTTCCGCGATTAA